The DNA window TAATATTGTGCGGCAGTGCCGCGATTCATCATCTTTCGTCTCTCGTCTTTCGTCTCTCGTCTATGATTAAGTCTCGCGCCATTGTACTGCATCGCTTCCCCTACAGCGACTCCAGCTTTATCGTGAAAGCGCTCACGGAAGAGTGTGGCGTGGTGAGCTTTATTATCAAGGGAGCAAAGCGAAAGGAGTCTCCCTTTAAGGGAGCACTCGACCCGCTCGCTCTTTCGGAAGTGGTATTCCGGCAAAATCCCTCGACCGACCTCCAGTTCGTCAAGGAGGCCTCCATCATCGATTGGCACGGTCAATTACGGGCCTCGCTGATGGAGCTTGCCATCGCCCAGGTGATGGCAGAAATCGTGCTGCGGTATGCACCGCCCGCGACCCCAATTCCCGACGAGTTTACCTTACTCGACCATGCCCTCGCAGAACTCGACTCCACCGCAAGCCACGCCGCAGGCCAAGCAAGCACCGACGATTCCATATTTTCCCGTTGGCTTTTAGACATTTGCGACCTGTGGGGCTACCACCTGGACCTAGGCGTATGCAG is part of the uncultured Fibrobacter sp. genome and encodes:
- the recO gene encoding DNA repair protein RecO, with amino-acid sequence MIKSRAIVLHRFPYSDSSFIVKALTEECGVVSFIIKGAKRKESPFKGALDPLALSEVVFRQNPSTDLQFVKEASIIDWHGQLRASLMELAIAQVMAEIVLRYAPPATPIPDEFTLLDHALAELDSTASHAAGQASTDDSIFSRWLLDICDLWGYHLDLGVCSRCEKILVEPAADFSPESGSLICKHCLGVQSPRARQETLKGLWELHLHEIHPNQAVQNLSGRVFVENALLSYLRNHIGFLKEIHSLSWLQEVRKLCSAPST